From the genome of Callithrix jacchus isolate 240 chromosome 7, calJac240_pri, whole genome shotgun sequence, one region includes:
- the DIO1 gene encoding type I iodothyronine deiodinase isoform X3 → MGLPGPGLWLKRLWVLLEVAVHVAVGKVLLTLFPDRVKKNILAMGDKTGMTRNPNFSHDNWIPTFFSTQYFWFVLKVRWQRLEDTTELGGLAPNCPVVHLSGQRCNIWDFMQASLPDRTPFSPTCPLSQPSL, encoded by the exons ATGGGGCTGCCCGGGCCAGGGCTGTGGCTGAAGAGGCTCTGGGTGCTCTTGGAGGTGGCTGTGCATGTGGCTGTGGGCAAAGTGCTTCTGACATTGTTTCCAGACAGAGTCAAGAAGAACATACTAGCCATGGGCGACAAAACGGGTATGACCAGGAACCCTAACTTCAGCCACGACAACTGGATCCCGACCTTTTTCAGTACCCAGTATTTCTGGTTCGTCCTGAAGGTCCGTTGGCAGCGACTAGAGGACACGACTGAGCTAGGGGGTCTGGCCCCAAACTGCCCAGTGGTCCACCTCTCAGGACAGAGGTGCAACATTTGGGACTTTATGCAAG CTTCTCTTCCTGACAGAACTCCCTTCTCCCCAACTTGCCCACTCAGCCAGCCCAGCTTGTGA